DNA from bacterium:
GAGAGGCGCACGTTCTGGCCCTTGCGGCCGATGGCCAGCGAAAGCTGGTCTTCGTCCACGATCACTTCCGCTTCTTCCTTGGTTTCGTCGATGGTCACCCGCTTGAGCTTGGCCGGGCTCAGGGCGTTGGTGATGTAGGTCACCGGATCGGCGTCCCAGCGGATGATGTCGATCTTCTCCCCGTTGAGTTCCCGGACCACGCTCTTCACCCGGCTGCCGCGGATGCCGACGCAGGCCCCGACGCAGTCCACCCGGGGATCGTCGGACCAGACCGCCAGCTTGGTCCGGTACCCCGCCTCCCGGGCGATGGCCTTGATCTGGACCACCCCCTGCTCGATCTCCGGGACTTCCATCTCGAAGAGGCGGCGCACGAAATCGGGGTTGCTCCGGGAGAAGATGACTTCCGGGCCCCGGGGGCCGTCCTTGACCTCCAGGATCAGGGCCCGCAGGCGCATGCCCAGGTGGTACTCCTCCTGGGGGCACTGCTCCCGGAAGGGGAGGATGGCCTCGGTCCGGTCCAGGTCGATGAAGACGGTCTGGCGCTCGATCCGGCGCACGATCCCGCTGGCCAGCTCACCGGTCCGCTCCTGGAAGGTCTCGCGCACCACTTCCTTCTCGGCCTCGCGGATCTTCTGCATCACCACCTGCTTGGCGGTCTGGGCGGCAATCCGCCCGAAGCGCTCGGTCGGGACCGGGATCCGGACTTCGTCCCCGACCTTGATCGCCGGGTCGAACGTGCGGGCATCCGAGAGGGAGATCTCGCTGCCGCGGTCCTCGACCTTCTCCACCGCGATCAGGCAGGCGGAGGCGCGGATGTCGCCGGTCTCCGGGTCGACCGTGACTTCCAGGTCACGGGCCGACTCCACCGCCTTCTTGGAAGCCGAAATGATGGCGGTCTCGATCGCCTCGATGAGCACCTCGCGGCTGACGCCCTTGTCCTTCTCCATGTATTCGAAAAATGCCAGCAATTCTCTGTTCATCGTCTTCTCCCCCTTCCTCCCGCCGGGAGGTACACCCCGTACCCCTGCCCGCCCCGGTAAATAAAAAAGTGGGTTGCCACCCACTTTAACCAGGTACGGGCACTGTCCAACCTGATGAATATAGCGGGACCGGCGGTCCCGGGTCAAGACGAAAAAAGGCGCCCCCGGCGGGGGAAGGGTTCAGGGGAAGAGAAGCATAGAGCATAGGGCGAGTAAGAGGGGCCACCGCCGGCCCCCCCTAGGGTTCAGGGGAAGAGAAGCATGGAGCATAGGGCATAGGGCAGAGAGTAAGAGGCCACCGCCGGCCCCCCCTAGGGTTCAGGGGAAGAGAAGCATGGAGCATAGGGCATAGGGCAGAGAGTAAGAGGCCACCGCCGGCCCCCCCTAGGGTTCAGGGGAAGAGAAGCATGGAGCAGAGAGCAAAGAGCAAGAGGCCACCGCCGGCCCCCCCTAGGGTTCAGGGTTCGGGGTTCAGGAGGGAGGGCCCCTCACAACATATGGGAATGTCCGCAGACCTGCCTTCCGGCAGACAGGTTACACGGATTAAAAAGCTAAGATTACGCAGATGGGGGAATTGCAGGATGCTCCCACTGGACACCGTGAATCATCTCCGCAGCCCTCAACCCTCAAAAATCCTCTGTGGCCTCGGTGCTGAGAAGCATAGCGGTTTATCCCACAATGGCCCATATTCTCTCCGACCTGAACCCCGAACCCTGAACCCTCTCATTTTCCCCCTTCATGACCTTCATGTTCTTCATGGTAGAACCACATCGGCCTGAACCCTGAACCCTAATTTGCCCTCCCCCGCGGCGGCGCTTTCGGGTATAGTCCTTCCCCGCGGGGCGTGGCGCAGTCCGGTTAGCGCGCCTGCTTTGGGAGCAGGAGGTCCCCGGTTCGAATCCGGGCGCCCCGATTCCGGCCGCACAAGGCACAAAAACTCAAAAGACCACCCCGCCTGCGTTTCTTCTGGGGGTCTCGTTGCCCGGCCCCATCCCTTGACTTATAAAGATGTTATGTCACCCCGATACGCATCACGCAGCAAGAAACGATAGCCCATAGACACAGAGGATTTTTATCAGAGTAATTAGAGTACAAAAATCCCCAGGTGCGGGGCGGTTCCTACTGAATTCTGAATACTGTATTCTGAATTCTTCCCCCCAATCAGAGTTAATCAGGTGCAAAAATCCCCAGGGGCCGAGGGGGGGGTGCCTCCTTCCTGAACCCTGAACCCCGAACCCTGAACCCTAGGGGGGGGACGGCGGTGGTGCTCTCTATGCTCTATGCCCTATGCTCCATGCTTCTCTTCCCCCTCCCCTGAACCCTGGCCCCTTCTTCCTCACTCCCCCTCGGTTTCGGCGGCG
Protein-coding regions in this window:
- the nusA gene encoding transcription termination factor NusA; this encodes MNRELLAFFEYMEKDKGVSREVLIEAIETAIISASKKAVESARDLEVTVDPETGDIRASACLIAVEKVEDRGSEISLSDARTFDPAIKVGDEVRIPVPTERFGRIAAQTAKQVVMQKIREAEKEVVRETFQERTGELASGIVRRIERQTVFIDLDRTEAILPFREQCPQEEYHLGMRLRALILEVKDGPRGPEVIFSRSNPDFVRRLFEMEVPEIEQGVVQIKAIAREAGYRTKLAVWSDDPRVDCVGACVGIRGSRVKSVVRELNGEKIDIIRWDADPVTYITNALSPAKLKRVTIDETKEEAEVIVDEDQLSLAIGRKGQNVRLSSRLTGWQIDIYREGEVLKDVKDAIGALSRLPEVDTALARALVEAGFTGVPVLAISDKEDLLAVPGVDEETAERIIASARDAVAAREKNKKDRGRAETA